A stretch of Cryptococcus neoformans var. neoformans JEC21 chromosome 10 sequence DNA encodes these proteins:
- a CDS encoding mitotic spindle checkpoint-related protein, putative encodes MPVTPAPTLGKRSSADADLHTPSSRKHLSTLTSTVTSLERTNHILQQRESRLAAQIEEQRLEIERLKNERYELFEAKVEERRKGEEAEQRWAEDRLVLTGEVALLRERNLALTNSLEELRSRHTILSTRHTSLAQSSENEISLLQARTAELEKERNSLKAWENKAKSLSVELEEERARKGIEDRERKTDDALQKEVKRQSVNLAAVWRENEALKSEVHTLRHEKKSIDGVERAAKEVERALHEEIRVLQEQLERARRDMDSLTQTLPDPASTEPSEIATLRARLSTLSNLHSQTTTSLVQRDSTIRDLRARLADLAGSSKDAVGEMSRRATEAERELRWAKEGRESAERREGLVREELEAMRRQFAAASGTFGGPSDPERVKELESLVQSYKTTLEEIHRDSRDAEERIAKGMGLVKSQDLDKAQEKISQLEEEIADLSSSVSYLTSSNTALNAEVANLMQRVVSGEFNPAYERCLELRNNPAQKIWGIRKQELEDLKAENGELLERLAELDGLLAESQAGAGASASASASVGAGGGGAPAHERMVPRSSYDRLKTEKEELEKAHAKRLQRLKEIFTHKSKEFLEAVYSLLGWRIKFDESGSDIRLTSMYAPKGKNGLTIKFTSSEGHFGTMQMSGMMARSLEESRQFWVVERQSIPGFLAQVTTEMFEKTTIGRAAGYVGLG; translated from the exons ATGCCAGTAACCCCAGCTCCTACACTTGGGAAGCGGTCATCGGCAGACGCTGACCTTCATACTCCATCTTCCCGCAAACATCTGTCGACCCTTACCTCCACCGTCACCTCTCTCGAACGAACAAATCATATCCTTCAGCAGCGCGAATCTCGTCTAGCCGCTCAAATCGAGGAACAGAGGCTGGAGATCGAGCGTCTCAAGAATGAAAGATATGAGCTCTTTGAAGCTAAGGTAGAAGAGAGAcggaaaggggaagaggcggaaCAGCGGTGGGCCGAAGACAGGCTGGTTTTGACCGGAGAAGTGGCTCTGCTTCGAGAAAGGAATCTTGCATTAACCAACAGCCTGGAAGAGCTTCGCTCACGGCACACAATTCTATCAACCAGACATACAAGTCTAGCGCAGTCAAGCGAGAATGAAATTAGTCTTCTGCAAGCGAGAACAGCCGAACTTGAGAAGGAACGTAATAGCTTGAAAGCGTGGGAGAACAAGGCGAAGAGTCTGAGCGtagagctggaagaggaaagggcTAGAAAGGGGATTGAAGACCGTGAAAGAAAGACAGATGACGCTTTGCAAAAGGAAGTCAAAC GACAATCGGTCAATCTTGCGGCTGTTTGGCGAGAAAATGAAGCTCTCAAGTCCGAAGTACACACTCTCCGAcacgagaagaagagtataGATGGCGTTGAGCGGGCCGCCAAAGAAGTTGAAAGAGCTTTGCACGAGGAGATTCGGGTACTGCAAGAGCAGCTTGAACGCGCAAGACGAGATATGGA CTCTCTCACGCAAACTCTCCCCGATCCTGCCTCTACCGAACCATCCGAGATAGCCACCCTTCGCGCTCGcctttccaccctctcCAACCTCCATTCTCAAACAACAACCTCACTCGTTCAGCGCGATTCTACCATTCGTGACCTTCGAGCCCGTCTTGCTGATCTTGCAGGTAGTTCAAAAGATGCCGTGGGCGAAATGAGCCGACGTGCTACAGAAGCCGAGAGGGAATTGAGATGGGccaaggaagggagagaaagCGCAGAGCGGAGGGAAGGGTTGGTCAGGGAGGAGCTCGAGGCGATGAGACGACAGTTTGCGGCAGCATCTGGAACTTTCGGCGGACCAAGTGACCCGGAGAGGGTAAAGGAACTGGAAAGTTTGGTGCAGTCGTACAAAACCACTTTGGAGGAGATACATCGTGATTCTCGCGATGCGGAAGAGCGGATTGCCAAGGGTATGGGGCTCGTTAAATCCCAGGATCTTGACAAGGCTCAAGAAAAAATCTCTCAGCTGGAAGAGG AGATTGCAGACCTATCATCTTCAGTTTCCTATTTGACATCCTCCAACACCGCCCTCAACGCTGAAGTCGCCAATCTCATGCAACGCGTCGTTTCTGGAGAATTCAACCCCGCCTATGAACGATGTCTTGAACTTCGTAACAATCCTGCACAAAAAATATGGGGTATAAGGAAACAAGAACTAGAGGACCTGAAAGCCGAGAATGGAGAGTTATTAGAGAGATTGGCAGAGCTGGACGGGTTATTGGCCGAGTCTCAGGCGGGTGCGGGTGCAAGTGCGAGTGCGAGTGCAAGTGTGGGCgcaggaggcggaggggcTCCTGCGCATGAAAGAATGGTACCGAGGAGCAGTTATGATAGGTTAaagacggagaaggaagagcttgaaaagGCCCATGCTAAACGTCTCCAACGTCTCAAAGAG ATTTTTACACACAAATCTAAAGAATTCCTCGAAGCAGTCTACTCTCTCCTCGGCTGGCGAATCAAATTCGACGAGTCAGGATCCGACATCCGTCTCACAAGCATGTATGCGCCCAAGGGCAAGAATGGTCTCACCATCAAATTTACAAGTTCCGAAGGACATTTTGGTACTATGCAGATGAGCGggatgatggcgaggaGTTTGGAGGAAAGCAGGCAGTTTTGGGTAGTTGAAAGGCAGAGTATCCCTGGGTTTTTGGCACAAGTGACGACGGAGATGTTTGAGAAGACTACA ATTGGACGAGCAGCTGGGTATG
- a CDS encoding signal transduction-related protein, putative produces MSHLPPITSATAKLPEQRTNNPPYSVQTGRNVHSITIGPWSIVSTKKPILNGKEIEAKPAQSAEKSLNLPLPEMTFGNNSLSLVYNPTTASPLDSTAASRYIAVSTEARVNLSFKTLDALAGVATGEGWEDRVGGGVLVSMAEKWGKNKSWATTESTSLPAAGVFDVPVPSKPVKPHDWTYSTCYAGSVAGPSTFEPSSTHSLPLSLLARQDPVLDQILYYEDVPLYEDELHDNGESILNARIRVMPHSFFILARLFVRVDNVLFRIYDVRIYHAFGSDEIIREVSGMEAGYNTVKQFLEKPSDLSPLTDPNWVYSVMTQLSNLPVRAPAHRRSSSSSSRHGKPWPGLGKKVEVLKLPKAGVDEIGEGLDKVQL; encoded by the exons ATGTCCCATCTACCGCCTATCACATCAGCTACAGCAAAACTCCCTGAGCAACGTACGAACAACCCCCCGTACTCGGTCCAAACAGGCCGCAATGTCCACTCCATTACCATTGGCCCTTGGTCCATAGTCTCCACAAAGAAACCCATACTGAACGGCAAAGAGATTGAGGC TAAACCCGCTCAAAGTGCTGAGAAATCACTAAATCTCCCTTTACCAGAAATGACATTCGGTAACAACTCGCTCTCTCTTGTATACAATCCCACGACCGCTTCCCCATTAGATTCGACAGCTGCATCTAGGTATATTGCTGTATCTACGGAGGCGCGTGTAAACCTGAGCTTCAAGACACTAGATGCTCTAGCAGGTGTTGCGACAGGAGAAGGCTGGGAAGACAGAGTTGGAGGTGGTGTGTTGGTTAGTATGGCGGAGAAATGGGGAAAGAACAA ATCATGGGCAACCACAGAAAGCACTTCATTACCCGCTGCCGGAGTATTTGACGTCCCCGTCCCATCTAAACCTGTAAAGCCTCATGATTGGACATATTCCACATGCTACGCTGGGTCAGTTGCTGGGCCATCT ACATTCGAACCATCATCAACTCactcccttcccctttcaTTATTAGCTCGTCAAGATCCCGTCTTGGACCAAATCTTATATTACGAGGATGTTCCTTTATATGAGGATGAATTGCACGACAACGGCGAATCAATTCTCAATGCTCGTATT AGAGTTATGCctcactccttcttcattctcgcGCGCCTCTTTGTCCGCGTCGACAACGTCTTATTCAGAATTTATGATGTCCGAATATATCATGCGTTTGGCAGTGACGAAATAATAAGAGAAGTTTCGGGTATGGAAGCAGGTTATAACACCGTAAAGCAG TTCCTTGAGAAACCCTCAGACCTCTCTCCCCTCACAGACCCCAACTGGGTATACAGCGTAATGACTCAACTCTCAAACCTTCCTGTTCGTGCCCCGGCCCACAGAcgctcttcatcatcgagTAGTCGACATGGTAAACCTTGGCCTGGATTGGGTAAGAAAGTGGAAGTGTTGAAGTTACCAAAGGCAGGTGTGGATGAaattggagaaggattgGATAAAGTGCAACTGTAA
- a CDS encoding homocysteine S-methyltransferase, putative, with the protein MSSNILVLDGGMGTTLESLGVDISSPLWGSEALRTNPDVIRKVHEGYVQGGADLVETATYQLTPQNLCDHLHCPREEAECILCSGVKLVASCIASCSSRNEEHNTKSKGGNKSKVVLSFGPYGSTLQPGQEYGGIYPPPFGPSTSTNAFPPDSNDEEEAAIQALAYHHLDKLEAISHDGAAWREVEWIAFETIPVLHEVRGIRRAMAILRGKLSALYADGDNIDLWWEKKFWITSPFPMGQHPQLLPDGSHASIPQVIHSLFSGPDPIPNGIGINCTNPSYLHFLSSSFTSHLPFEFFGKVEMVIYPDGGQMYDTTTRAWVVAPQSPENAEKWAEVVGDVAKGVRGAEREGKGVWKGVVVGGCCKSSFDEIRALRRFVDSQ; encoded by the exons ATGTCTTCCAATATACTAGTCCTCGACGGCGGCATG GGAACAACTCTCGAGTCTTTAGGTGTAGAtatttcctctcctctttggGGATCCGAAGCGCTTAGGACTAATCCGGATGTGATTCGTAAAGTACATGAGGGGTATGTGCAGGGGGGTGCAGATTTGGTGGAGACTGCAAC ATACCAACTCACACCTCAAAACCTATGCGACCATCTCCACTGCCCTAGGGAAGAGGCTGAATGTATTCTCTGTTCAGGGGTCAAACTGGTCGCTTCCTGTATCgcctcttgctcttctcgcAATGAGGAACATAACACAAAAAGTAAAGGCGGTAACAAAAGCAAAGTCGTACTCTCCTTCGGACCTTACGGCTCGACTCTCCAACCTGGCCAAGAATATGGTGGTATCTATCCCCCTCCTTTTGGGCCTTCAACATCTACCAATGCTTTCCCTCCCGACTCtaatgatgaagaggaagcagctATCCAAGCGCTTGCGTATCACCACTTGGATAAGCTCGAGGCGATCAGTCACGATGGAGCGGCTTGGCGGGAGGTGGAGTGGATAGCATTTGAGACGATACCTGTTTTACATGAAGTCCGTGGTATCAGGCGGGCAATGGCGATATTGAGGGGGAAACTTTCTGCCCTCTATGCTGATGGGGATAATATTGACTTGTGGTGGGAGAAAAAGTTCTGGATAACCAGTCCCTTCCCAATGGGACAACACCCCCAACTCCTTCCTGATGGTTCGCACGCTTCCATCCCACAGGTGATCcactccctcttctccggACCTGATCCCATCCCCAACGGAATCGGAATCAACTGCACTAATCCGTCTTACCTCCATTTTCTCTCCTCGTCATTTACTTCTCACCTTCCTTTTGAGTTTTTCGGTAAAGTGGAAATGGTGATATACCCTGATGGGGGACAGATGTATGATACCACCACCAGAGCGTGGGTTGTAGCCCCTCAGAGTCCGGAGAATGCTGAGAAATGGGCAGAGGTCGTTGGTGATGTGGCGAAAGGAGTAAGAGGAGcagagagggaagggaaaggggtTTGGAAGGGAGTCGTTGTAGGTGGGTGTTGTAAATCGTCTTTCGACGAGATTCGCGCATTGAGAAGGTTTGTAGACAGTCAATAG
- a CDS encoding expressed protein, which yields MSSPATSSKDPLELESLDGDSLFAALTGVEKAIPELLMQLKPILAQLSGPTEDGDEERRGMEAREGVEQYMSLLDKIQFVLRQTVYYLRETRSSPNTLRAPPVNLIPTPFASTIPSSPGEGLDGYATGPAELGLYASRIEAKVLKDMEEALGSLRSELGQQ from the exons ATGTCATCTCCTGCCACGTCCTCCAAGGACCCTCTGGAACTCGAATCACTCGACGGCGACTCTTTGTTTGCAGCTCTCACGGGTGTCGAAAAA GCCATACCTGAACTGTTGATGCAATTGAAGCCCATATTAGCCCAACTCTCTGGACCCACtgaagatggggatgaagagcgTCGAGGGATGGAGGCTAGAGAAGGTGTTGAGCAGTACATGTCTTTACTTGAC AAGATCCAATTTGTGCTTCGTCAAACGGTCTACTACCTTCGTGAAACACGTTCATCACCGAACACTCTAAGAGCACCACCGGTTAACTTAATACCTACGCCCTTTGCCTCAACAatcccatcatcacctGGGGAAGGATTAGATGGTTATGCCACGGGACCGGCCGAGCTGGGACTGTACGCGAGTCGGATAGAGGCAAAGGTTTTAAAGGATATGGAGGAGGCTTTGGGGAGTCTTAGGTCAGAGCTGGGCCAGCAGTGA
- a CDS encoding DNA binding protein, putative, translating into MARTKQTARKSTGGKAPRKQLATKAARKQAPSQVSGGVKKPHRYRPGTVALREIRRYQKSTELLIRKLPFQRLVREIAQDFKTDLRFQSSAIGALQEASEAYLVSLFEDTNLAAIHAKRVTIQPKDLQLARRLRGERS; encoded by the exons ATGG CCCGAACAAAG CAAACCGCTCGAAAGTCCACTGGTGGTAAGGCCCCCAGGAAGCAGC TCGCTACCAAGGCCGCCCGAAAGCAGGCCCCTTCCCAGGTTTCTGGTGGTGTTAAGAAGCCTCACAGGTACAGGCCCGGTACCGTCGCTCTCCGAGAAATTCGACGATACCAGAA GTCCACAGAGCTTTTGATCAGGAAGTTGCCTTTCCAGCGACTCGTTCGTGAAATTGCTCAGGATTTCAAGACCGATTTGCGTTTCCAGTCCTCTGCCATTGGTGCCCTTCAGGAGGCTTCCGAGGCTTACCTCGTCTCACTCTTCGAGGACA CCAACTTGGCCGCTATCCACGCCAAGCGAGTCACTATCCAGCCCAAGGACCTTCAGCTCGCCCGTCGTCTCCGAGGCGAGAGGTCTTAA